The following nucleotide sequence is from Acinetobacter equi.
CACAGTTGAACTGCCTTTTTTTTAAGAATGGATAGGATAAGTCTTTGCTGTAGGTTGAGTAGTTGCACCAAACGAAAATAAGTTTGAAAACCACATAATAATACGTTCAAAAAAGCTAGCTTCAGCAATATTGACATTTTGCTCAATAGGAATTGCTTTGAGCAATTGATTGTTTTGGTAAACATTAACAGTAACAAGATTCATCATTTGAGCGAGTGGAGCTACAAGTTCTTTTTGATTAAATTGGATATCAATATTTGTTTGAGTATTTTTGAGAGGCTCTATGGTGGCGATTTGATGATTAAGATTCGTCATAATACGCTGTGATGCCACATTGTAGTCGAGTAAATTAATTGGTGTAGATGTCCCATAAAGAGAAGTAGTTACAATTTTAGGTTGATTACTTTCTACTTTAAACATTTTTAATGTTGATTGAATTACTGGAAGTTCAGCAATAATTTGATGATTTTTAATTACAACTTCATCACGTGTGTATACATATGCTAAATCTAGGAGTTTATGCGCGACCTCTGCACGTTTTTGAGCATTTTTAGAACCCATAACTACTACAATTAAACGGCGTTCAGGAAGTTCTGCATTACCTGTCGGACGATGTGCTGTAAGTGCTAAGTTATAACCAGCTGCTTTGGTAAATCCAGTTTTTAAACCATCAACACTAGGATCAAATTTTAATGCTAAATTTGTCGCTCTATGAAAGCGTTGATTATAGCTAAAACTTGGCATAACAGAATAATGTAAATATTCAGGTGTTTCTATAGTGACAGCTTGACCAAGCAAAGCCATATCGTGTGCTGAAGAGAAATGGTCATCCATTGTGACACCCGCTGGATTAGAAAAATGTGAATTTTTCATTCCAAGCGCTTTTGCTTCTTGATTCAT
It contains:
- a CDS encoding D-alanyl-D-alanine carboxypeptidase PBP6B — translated: MKAFIYVIAAFCLFLSHLSHAALFNIVPESVEAEAWTILDPQSGQIIAEHNSHVQRAPASMTKMMVAYIALKEIEAGRLSKDEIITATPVVNTVQWDESQMYLKPGEKISVDQLLAGLIVMSANDAAVTLAERISGSVPAFLKRMNQEAKALGMKNSHFSNPAGVTMDDHFSSAHDMALLGQAVTIETPEYLHYSVMPSFSYNQRFHRATNLALKFDPSVDGLKTGFTKAAGYNLALTAHRPTGNAELPERRLIVVVMGSKNAQKRAEVAHKLLDLAYVYTRDEVVIKNHQIIAELPVIQSTLKMFKVESNQPKIVTTSLYGTSTPINLLDYNVASQRIMTNLNHQIATIEPLKNTQTNIDIQFNQKELVAPLAQMMNLVTVNVYQNNQLLKAIPIEQNVNIAEASFFERIIMWFSNLFSFGATTQPTAKTYPIHS